AGCGCCGCCGCCAAGGACGGTGTTTAAAATCGCCAGCTCGTTCCGTCTTTCGTCCGCCATGGAAAGGCCCGGCCCGGCCATGATGAGATGCGCCTGTTCCAGCGGGCGTTTTATAACGTTCACCGTGTTTTTGGTGACCAGTTCCGGGAACGAGCGGGAGGCTATCCCCTGGGGCAACCCTCCAAAATATTTATCCACCAGTTGCGCAAGCGCGCCAATCTCCACCCCGCCGCTGGCGGTAACCAGCATGAACGGGGGGCGGTAATAACGCTCCCGCGCGTCTTGAAGGTCCTTTTTGGTTATGGATTTTACTGTACCCACGGTTCCTGTTATCAGCCTGCCCAACGGGTGGCCGCTCCACCGGGTGGGGTAAAGCTGGTCGAAAATGTTTTCGGCGGGGCTGTCTTCCCCCATCTTGATTTCTTCGAGGATCACATGCCGCTCCCGCTCAACCTCGTCGTCGGGGAATACGGAGTTGAGCATGATGTCCGCCACCAGGTCGAAAGTCTGCTCAAGGTTCTCGGCCAGGACATGGGCGGAGTAGCAGGTATATTCGCGGGTGGTAAAGGCGTCCACATGGCCGCCAAGTTCGTCTATCTCAACGTTTATGGAGCGGGCATCGCGCCGGAGGGTGCCCTTGAAAACCAGATGCTCAAGGAAATGGAAAAGCCCAGCTTTCTCCGCCGTCTCATCGCGGGATCCGGCGTTTATCCAGATCCCGAACGAAACGGAGCGGAAAAAACTGTTAGTTTCGCAAATTACGGGGATGCCGTTAACGGCGGTTGAATCTATCACCCCGTCCGCCGCCACCGCCGCCGCGGCTGTCCCTATGGCCGCCGGGGCGCCTTTCCCGGTCACCCGATGGCCGCCGGGGCGCGCGTTCGCCGCCTTCGCCCTCTTCGCCGCCCTCTTCACCGGCCATAGCCTCGCGGCGTGACAGCCGGATTTTACCGGACGGGTCAATCTCCAGCACTTTCACCAGCAGTTCCTCGCCCAGCGAAAGCACGTCGTTCACCGACCCGACGCGGTAGTTGGCCAGTTCGCTGATGTGGCAAAGCCCCTCGGTGCCGGGGAAAATTTCTATGAACGCGCCGAAATCCACGATCCGTTTCACGGTTCCCATGTAAATCTTGCCGGGCACCGCTTCCTGGGTTATGGAGTTGACCAGACGCAGGGCATGGTTCAGCTGGTCCCCATTGGTGGAGGCTATGATAACCGAGCCGTCGTCTTCTATGTCTATCTGGCAACCGGTTTCCGCCACGATGCCGCGGATAACTTTGCCGCCCGGCCCGATGAGCGCGCCCACCTTTTCCGGGTTGATCTTGATGGTATGGATGCGCGGGGCGTTGCGGTTAAGCTCCGAGCGATGGGTGGACAGGGCCTCGTTCATCTTGTTGAGGATGTGCATCCTGCCTTCCCGGGCCTGTTCCAGCGCCTGGCGCATAATGTCCACCGCAAGGCCGCCTTCAATCTTGATGTCCATCTGCACGGCGGTGATACCATTGCGGGTACCGGCCACCTTGAAATCCATATCGCCCAAGGCGTCTTCCATGCCCAGGATGTCGGAAAGGATGGCAACCCTGTCGCCCTCTTTCACAAGGCCCATGGCTATGCCGGCCACCGCGCCCTTTATGGGGACGCCCGCGTCCATAAGGCTCAACGAAGCGCCGCAAACCGAGGCCATGGAAGATGAACCGTTGGACTCCAGTATTTCAGACACCACCCGGACGGTGTAAGGGAACTGCTCCTGGGTAGGCACCACAGGCTCGATAGCCCGTTCCGCCAGAGCGCCGTGCCCAATCTCGCGCCTGCCGGGGCCGGAAAGGCGTTTCACCTCGCCCACGCAGAAGGGGGGGAAGTTATAGTGGAGCATGAACCGGCGGATGACTTTGCCTTCCAGCCTGTCCTGCATAAGCTCGTCCTGCCCGGTGCCTAGCGTGGTGGTGACCAGCGCCTGGGTTTCGCCACGGGTGAAAAGCGCCGAACCATGGGTGCGGGGCAGAGCGTCCACCGCTATGGTGATGTCGCGGATATCTTTTGTGCCGCGGCTGTCGGCGCGAAGGCCTTCTTCCAAGATCATGTGGCGCACGAACCGCGCCTGGAACGCCTCGAAGGCGCTTTTAAGGGAAGCGGCGCGGCCCGCGTCTTCAACGCCGCCGAGAATCTCCGTTATCAGGGTTTTGCGGTAATCTTTTATGGCTTTTGAGCGCTCATGTTTACCCTTGGTGAGAAGGGCTTCGCGGTATTTGGCGCGGTCCACCCTCTGCTCGATAAGCGCCTCGTCCTCGTTCACCGCGGGCGCGGCCACTTCCATCTTGGTTTTGCCAGCCCTGGCGGCCAGATCTTTTTGCATTGCGCACAGTTTCTTCACCCAGCCATGGGCGAACTCCAGCGCCGCCACCAGGTCTTCCTCGGAAATCTCGGAGCCGCCGCCTTCCACCATCACCAGCGAATCCTCGGTGCCGGAGACGATAAGGTTCATGTCCGACTCGGCCACCTGTTTCAACGTGGGGTTCACCACAAGCTGTCCGCCAACCCGGCCCACCCGCACACCCGCCAGCGGGGTAAAGAATGGGAGGGGGGAGATCATAAGACAGGCCGAAGCGGCAGTGATGCTCAACATCTCGGTGTCATGCTCATAGTCGAAAGAGAGCGGGTGGATGATAACCTGCGTCTCATTGCCGTAGCCTTCGGCGAACATGGGGCGCACGCTTCTGTCCACCAGGCGGGAGATCAGCGTCTCCCTGTCCGACGGCCTGGTTTCGCGTTTGAAGAACCCGCCGGGTATCCTGCCAGCGGCGGCTATCCTGTCCCGGTAATCCACAGTGAGGGGAAGAAAATCCCCCAGGCCTTCCCGGGGGCTGTCTTCGGCGGATACGGTGGAGAGGATAATGGTTTCCTCATATCCCACCACAACGGAGCCCGCCGCCTGTCTTGCCAGGACGCCTGTTTCTATAAACAGCGTTTTATCGCCTATTTGTAACTCTACTCTTTCTGCCTGCATTTTCTGTTTCCTTTTTCGTGTGTGATTCGCCCAAGCGGGGTTAGCCGTGCGAGTGTGGATGGGCGGAAGCCTTGGCGCGGGATTTTACTAAACCCGCGCGCGGCAATATGGTGGTGTGACGCCGGCATTCGCCCCGAAGGGAGGCCCGGCTACCTGCGGATGCCAAGAGCCTCTATTATGGCCTTGTACCGCTCGAACCTGGTTTTCTTTATGTAGTCCAGCAAACGCCTGCGCTGGCTGACCATTTTAAGAAGGCCCAGGCGCGAATGATGGTCTTTCTTGTGGGTCTTGAAATGCTCCGTGAGGGTGTTTATCCGCTCGGAGAGAAGGGCTATCTGCACCTCCGGGGAGCCAGTGTCTGTTTCCTTGCCGCGGAATTTTTCGATTATTTCCGTCTTCCGCTCTTTCATAAGAGCCATGGTTTTTCCTTACCTCTGCTTGTGTCTTGTTTCTTTTTCCGTCTAGAATCCATTAATTCTATATAAACAGGCCACGGATTGCAAAATTTTTTTGGGATCCGGCGCATTGCGCAAGCTTGGTTAAGCCCGGCAGGCGTTTTTCCGGGCCACCCAACCTTAAAAAATGTAAAATGTCTCCATCCTGTTGAATGATTCCAGATACTTATAATATGTGTAATATCTTCCGGGACCTGGCCACTAATAAAGGTTAGCCTATGTGACTGGATTCACAAGGGCCTTCCATAAGACGCTGTTTTAGGGAAATATCGTAATCAACCCTTCTGGAGGTAATTATATGAAACGGTTCCTTATCGTCTCAGCAATGGCGCTGGCTATGGCCGCATCTTCTGCGCACGCCACAGGTTTCGAGGTGGACTCCGCCCATACCCGCGTCGGGTTCGCGGTGAAACACATGGTGATAAGCACGGTTCAGGGCGAGTTCGGAAAGTTCACCGGCTCCTTTGAGCTGGACGCCAAAGACCAGCTGACCCGGGCCGAGGGCAAAGTGGATATGACCAGCATAAACACCCGGGAACAGAAGCGGGACGACCATTTGAAAAGCCCGGATTTTTTCGACGCCCAGATGTACCCGGAAATGACGTTCGTCTCCAAAATGGTTACGGCCAAGGGCAAGAAATACACCGTGGTGGGCGACCTCACCATTAAAGGGGTCACAAAGAGGGTGACGCTGACCGGGGAGATGAACGGGCCCATAAAAGACATGATGGGAATGAAACGGGTTGGGTTTCACGCGGAAGGGACCATAAACCGGAAAGACTTCAACGTAAGTTTCCACAAGGCGCTGGAGACCGGAGCCCTGGTGGTGGACGATTTGGTCCAGATTGTCCTGGACGTGGAAGGGACCGCGAAAAACTAGGCTTAGCTATTATTGGCTGAACCCTGGTTGCGGCCACGGGGTAAGCCTCGTGTCACCCGTCGAAGGATGGCTACCACCCTTGTTGTCATGGTACGGCAGGCCATGACAAATGCAGGGAAGGAGTCCGGGTGAGAATATCCCCAATAGTGGGAACATTGTCATGCCGGGCTTGACCCGGCATCGGGGCTTCGTCCATTCCTCGTTGATGCCCTGATTCCGGCTCGCGCTACGCTTGGCCGGGATGACAAATGGCGCACCGCGAGTTTATCGAAGGGTGATATGGAACGAGCCGCAATAAAATGTTGCGCTTCACCGGGGGCGCCTGACCCCGGTCTTCTCCAATACGCACAGGAACCCGCGGTCGGGCGACCACGGGGAAGCGGCCTTGGAAGCATACATGCCCGAATCAAGATCCCCCACCCGGTGGGGGCATCACCCACATCACCCGGCGCCTCCGCTACTTTTCCTTCGATAGTGCTATAATCACCATCTTTTAATTAATCCCGGAACAGTAGCGATTCAGATGGAATATAAAGAGTGGCCATACGTTGAAGCCGCCCGGATTGTGGCGCGGCTTGAAAAGCTTGGCAGGAAAAAAGTGACCGTGGAGACCGGTTACGGCCCCTCCGGCCTGCCCCACATAGGCACCTTCGGCGAGGTGGCCCGCACATCCTTCGTGTTGCAGGCGCTTAAAACCATCGCGCCCGAGGTGGAAACCCATCTCATCGCTTTCTCAGACGATATGGACGGCCTGCGGGAGGCGCCCCAGAACGTGCCCAACCGCGAAATGCTAAAAGAGCATCTGGGCAAACCACTAACCTCCGTGCCGGACCCTTTCGGCGAGGAGCCTTCGTACGCCCATTACATGAATAAAAAGCTGAGGGAGTTTCTGGACTCCTTCGGGTTCACATACGAGTTCCGCTCTTCCACCGAGCAATACCGCTCCGGCGCGTTCAACGAGGCGCTGAAAGCCGTGATGGACAATTACGACGCCGTAAAAGAGCTTTTCACCGCCACCATAAGCGAGGACAAACGGGAGGCGTGGAGCCCGTTCTTCCCGGTCTGCGAAAATTGCGGCAGGATATACTCCACCCGCGTCACCGGTTACGACACGGCCGCATACACGGTCTCATACGCTTGCGACGCGCCCGCCGAGGGAAAATATAAAGCTTGCGGCCATCATGGTACGGTGAGCGTTTTAAACGGCACATGTAAAGTCGGCTGGAAGGTGGACTGGGCCTTGCGCTGGCGCGCCCTGGGCATAGACTACGAAATGCACGGCGAGGATTTGATGGAGTCCGGCAGGTTGTCCAGCCGCATCGTGAAACTATTGGGTGGCGAGCCGCCGGAACTTTTCAAATACGAGCTGTTCCTGGACGAGCAGGGGCGCAAAATATCGAAGAAAATCGGCAACGGCGTTTCCATAGACCAATGGCTACGCTACGGCCCGGTGGACTCGCTGTTGTACTTCATGTATCTAAAACCCCAGCAGACCAAGAAAATGGGCCTGCCGTTACTGCCGCAGATAATAGACCAGTACCTTGAGCTGGTGGGCGGGTACGACGGCACGCCGGATTCCCCTGCGCCTTTCGTGATGCGTCTCTCCAAAGGCGCCCACGCCGAGAAGGTGGAGGGAGGGAAGCTGGTGACCTACTCCATGATCTACGACCTGATACTGGCGCTGAAAGAGGACCATCCGGCCATAGTGCGGGACTATCTGTTGAAGTACCAGCCCTCCATCGCCGGGAACATACGCTATTACGACGAGCTAATCGAGAAAGCCCTCATATTTTACCGCGAGGTGTACCTGCCCCAGCACGTGGATGAGGAGCCGGGCAGGGAACTTGACGAGGCGCTTTCGGCCCTGCTTGCCGGGCTTGAGTCCATGAAAGCCTCCGGCGCCGCCGCCGAGGCCGACGCCATCCAGACCCTGGCGTTTACCGTGGCCAAGGAGCGGGAAATAAAAATGAAGGACTGGTTTAAAATCCTTTACCGGGTGTTCCTGCGCCAGTCTTCCGGGCCGAAGATAGGCAGTTTTGTGGCGCTACTGGGGTTCGACAAAGCCATCGAGAGATTGTCGAACCATTTAAAGGGGGCTTAGTTTAGTCCCGCATTGCCATCACCCTTCGACAGGCCATGACAAATGAAGGGAAAGGGTCCGAGGCTCGAACACATCGGACAGCGGGCCGCGGCGCGATATTAGGTGGTGTCCCAGTTTGAATCTCAAATAATAGACAGATTCTTCACTTCGCTTGCTCTTCGCCCAGGATGACAATACTATCAACGATTTGTATATTGTCATTCTGAGCGTAAGTGAAGAATCTCCCCTGTACTTTCAAACTGGGACACTACCCATTTTCCCATTAATTCGATTTTGGCCTCGGGCCGGATGGATCACGATATATTCCAACAGCCACCGGCTAAGGACCGTGGCCGGGCGACCACGGGGAAGCATTTAAAGGGCGACCCAGGCGTAGCGAAATGTAAACGTTCCCTTTGTATGTGACAATAAAAAACCGCAGGGAAGTTATTCCCCCGGGGCTGTTTCTATAAATGGAGTAATTGGGATCAGATCCTTAATCGTGACGTTTTCGCCGCTATTAAGTCGCTATAATTTCACCCGCCTGAAGCGTGGATACCACATTGGATCCCCCCTATATGCCAATTGAAACGGCAATCCCAACCCCCTGTTGACTACAAGAGACAAGTGAAGTAGATTCAAGGAAGAGCGATTACGCGGTGAGAGTGTTAGGGAACTTGCCGCAGGGCCGGACGCCGGTTAGGGCGCGCCGGAGAGTTTAGATAAAACGGCGTTCCGCCGGAACAGGTTTGAATACGAAATTACAGGAACAGCCCATGCCCAAAGCCAAAGACATAATGAGTTCGAACGTGCTTACTGTTTCGCCGGACATGTCGGTGAGGGAACTGGCGGCCAAACTGATGGAACGCAACGTTTCCGGCGCCCCGGTGCTGGACGATACCGGCAACCTTTTAGGCATCGTCACCGAAAGCGACCTGGTGGAACAAAGAAAACACCTTCACCTGCCCACGGTTGTCACCCTGTTCGACTCGGTGATGGCTTTCGAGGGGCATTTCGACCTGAAAACCCAGATGAAAAAGATGCTGGGCTCCAAAGTGGCGGACATCATGAGCGGTGAAGTGACCACCGTAAAAGAAGACGCCGACATGGAAGACATCGCCACCATCATGGCCGAGCAGAAAAGACATCTGATACCCGTGATGCGCGGGACTGCGGTGGTGGGCATTATAGGCAAGGCGGACATCGTCCGCGCCATAGTTAAAGGCAGTTAGCTTTAGCCGCTCACTACGGCGGCCCGTTAAAACCCGGCCAGCCTTTTCATTATGGGGCAGTTACCCTCATCGCATAAAACAAACGTGTACATAAACTCCTCCAGGGGGACAGTTTTGGCGTCTATCCCGCTGGGCTGGCCTTTGGCCGAAACGTACTGCAACCTTACTTTCTCCTGCCCTTCCACCTGCGTGGCCCAGTAACAGTTCTGCCCGCCGCCTATCACATTCACCTGTTCGTGATAATGCCCGTTTATCTGGC
This DNA window, taken from Nitrospinota bacterium, encodes the following:
- a CDS encoding insulinase family protein encodes the protein MTGKGAPAAIGTAAAAVAADGVIDSTAVNGIPVICETNSFFRSVSFGIWINAGSRDETAEKAGLFHFLEHLVFKGTLRRDARSINVEIDELGGHVDAFTTREYTCYSAHVLAENLEQTFDLVADIMLNSVFPDDEVERERHVILEEIKMGEDSPAENIFDQLYPTRWSGHPLGRLITGTVGTVKSITKKDLQDARERYYRPPFMLVTASGGVEIGALAQLVDKYFGGLPQGIASRSFPELVTKNTVNVIKRPLEQAHLIMAGPGLSMADERRNELAILNTVLGGGASSRLFQKIREEMGLAYSIHSFFDQFVETGIFGVYVACSPQFLEKMWTALHGELSRLLKEPPGEEEVARAKKMHLRGLKMSFESPSSRMYQMASQKMYLNTALTHEEMISEIEDVTPEKVNGLAEGILKDGAYTVLALGPISRWKKAKLRV
- the pnp gene encoding polyribonucleotide nucleotidyltransferase, which translates into the protein MQAERVELQIGDKTLFIETGVLARQAAGSVVVGYEETIILSTVSAEDSPREGLGDFLPLTVDYRDRIAAAGRIPGGFFKRETRPSDRETLISRLVDRSVRPMFAEGYGNETQVIIHPLSFDYEHDTEMLSITAASACLMISPLPFFTPLAGVRVGRVGGQLVVNPTLKQVAESDMNLIVSGTEDSLVMVEGGGSEISEEDLVAALEFAHGWVKKLCAMQKDLAARAGKTKMEVAAPAVNEDEALIEQRVDRAKYREALLTKGKHERSKAIKDYRKTLITEILGGVEDAGRAASLKSAFEAFQARFVRHMILEEGLRADSRGTKDIRDITIAVDALPRTHGSALFTRGETQALVTTTLGTGQDELMQDRLEGKVIRRFMLHYNFPPFCVGEVKRLSGPGRREIGHGALAERAIEPVVPTQEQFPYTVRVVSEILESNGSSSMASVCGASLSLMDAGVPIKGAVAGIAMGLVKEGDRVAILSDILGMEDALGDMDFKVAGTRNGITAVQMDIKIEGGLAVDIMRQALEQAREGRMHILNKMNEALSTHRSELNRNAPRIHTIKINPEKVGALIGPGGKVIRGIVAETGCQIDIEDDGSVIIASTNGDQLNHALRLVNSITQEAVPGKIYMGTVKRIVDFGAFIEIFPGTEGLCHISELANYRVGSVNDVLSLGEELLVKVLEIDPSGKIRLSRREAMAGEEGGEEGEGGERAPRRPSGDRERRPGGHRDSRGGGGGGRGDRFNRR
- the rpsO gene encoding 30S ribosomal protein S15 — translated: MALMKERKTEIIEKFRGKETDTGSPEVQIALLSERINTLTEHFKTHKKDHHSRLGLLKMVSQRRRLLDYIKKTRFERYKAIIEALGIRR
- a CDS encoding polyisoprenoid-binding protein translates to MKRFLIVSAMALAMAASSAHATGFEVDSAHTRVGFAVKHMVISTVQGEFGKFTGSFELDAKDQLTRAEGKVDMTSINTREQKRDDHLKSPDFFDAQMYPEMTFVSKMVTAKGKKYTVVGDLTIKGVTKRVTLTGEMNGPIKDMMGMKRVGFHAEGTINRKDFNVSFHKALETGALVVDDLVQIVLDVEGTAKN
- the lysS gene encoding lysine--tRNA ligase — its product is MEYKEWPYVEAARIVARLEKLGRKKVTVETGYGPSGLPHIGTFGEVARTSFVLQALKTIAPEVETHLIAFSDDMDGLREAPQNVPNREMLKEHLGKPLTSVPDPFGEEPSYAHYMNKKLREFLDSFGFTYEFRSSTEQYRSGAFNEALKAVMDNYDAVKELFTATISEDKREAWSPFFPVCENCGRIYSTRVTGYDTAAYTVSYACDAPAEGKYKACGHHGTVSVLNGTCKVGWKVDWALRWRALGIDYEMHGEDLMESGRLSSRIVKLLGGEPPELFKYELFLDEQGRKISKKIGNGVSIDQWLRYGPVDSLLYFMYLKPQQTKKMGLPLLPQIIDQYLELVGGYDGTPDSPAPFVMRLSKGAHAEKVEGGKLVTYSMIYDLILALKEDHPAIVRDYLLKYQPSIAGNIRYYDELIEKALIFYREVYLPQHVDEEPGRELDEALSALLAGLESMKASGAAAEADAIQTLAFTVAKEREIKMKDWFKILYRVFLRQSSGPKIGSFVALLGFDKAIERLSNHLKGA
- a CDS encoding CBS domain-containing protein codes for the protein MNTKLQEQPMPKAKDIMSSNVLTVSPDMSVRELAAKLMERNVSGAPVLDDTGNLLGIVTESDLVEQRKHLHLPTVVTLFDSVMAFEGHFDLKTQMKKMLGSKVADIMSGEVTTVKEDADMEDIATIMAEQKRHLIPVMRGTAVVGIIGKADIVRAIVKGS